Below is a window of Pseudomonas sp. B21-040 DNA.
ACAGTTTCGCCCGGCGCCCTTGGCGCTGTAGAGCGCTTCGTCCGCGGACTTGAGGACCTTTTCGGGGGTGCGCTGATCCACGCGTTCGGCGACGCCGATGCTGACGGTGACCGACACACTGGACGCGCCGGGGCCCGAGCGGCGCTGACGTCCCTGCTGATCGTCCTGAGGGCGGTTGTCCTGATTGCGCAACTGAATACTGTAGGTGGCGATGGATTCACGAATGACTTCCAGGTGCGGCATGCACTCTTCGAGCGTCTTGCCTGCAAACACCAGCGCAAATTCCTCACCGCCGTAGCGATACGCCCTACCGCCTCCGCCAATTTTCGACAGTTTGCTGGCCACCAGGCGCAGCACCTGGTCACCCACATCATGACCATGGGTATCGTTGAATTTCTTGAAGTGATCGACGTCGCTCATCGCCAGCACGTAATTACGCCCCAGCCGCTGCATCCGCTCGTTCAAGGCACGACGACCCGGCAGGCCGGTGAGTTCGTCACGGAAGGCCATTTGATAGGCTTCGTGGGCGACCGCCGCCGCAATCATCAACATCACCTGGCTGCACATGATGTTGAGGGTAAACGGCAGAATGAAGGTTTTCGGCAGTGCCCAGAACAAACCGAGCAAACCGACCAGTTGAGCCGCATGCAAAGGTCTTGGGTTACGCCAGTATTGCCAGCTCAGCAGCAAGAACGAGGCGATGAACACCGGATAGGACAGCTGGATCAGGCTCATCCAGGCGCCATGCAGCGCCGGCCAGCGGATTTCGGACAGCCATATCAGCAAGGCTTGTGGGTAACTTTGCTCCAGCCCCAACGCCACACTGCCGACGGCCAGCAACACAGCAAAGCGCGCCACCATGTCCTGAAACAAGTGTGTGCGTTCCTGCCAGGCGGCGAATACGCCAAACATCAGCGGCAGCAACAGGCAACACAGGTGGAAAACCACTGCTGCGTCATCACGGACTTTGCCGTTGTCGCGGTAGTAGTCGGTTTGGGTGTCGAGCAGAAAGTAGGCGATGTACACCGTGACCATCAGAAACAGCTCACGCTGACGTCGATAAACCGCGCAGTACGCACCGCCGAGCAACAGCACCAGAGTCGGTAGCACGTTGAACAGCGAGGTGAAGAAAACGTTCAATTCCTTGATATAGGCAGCCGCAAGTCCCGCAAGCAAGAGCAGTATCGACGGTAGGAAATGGCTGAAACGCACAGCGGAAGAACGCGGCAAGGGTAAAGCTCCGACCGTCATGACAAATAGATGGCATTGTGCCCACCAACTGTAACGGCAGAAACCCCGATTTGCTGAGTGAAATACTGCGGCATTTACAAAAAAGCGTCACTGGCGAGCATCAGCCGCCAGTGACGTAAAGGGAAATATGATTACAGGTCGTTGTTGAACGGTTGCAGCGGCCCCTCCAGACTTGGGCGACCTTCAGCACCGACCGGTTTGAGCTGGATTTCGGCATCCTGCGCTTGTCGGGTAGTGATCTTCGGACTCGCCGGCTTTTGCCCGACGGAGTTTTCATCACCCTTTTCGCCCTGTGCCAGTACCAGCGACGGATGATCAAACGGCGCCCGTTCCCATGCGACCCGAGGATCGGTCAGTCCGACTTCCATGAATTTGACCAGCGCATCCACTTCATCCGGGGTGAGGTTCAGCCGAGTCATGTCCGGGTCGAGGTTTGAGCCGTTGTGCTGATTGACCGCTGGGTGGTCGAAGCCACTGGTGTTGCTGGCATCCTCACCACGCCGGTCGCCGCCACGGTTGTAGAACTCCATGACCTGACGCAGCGTCGCGCGACTGCCGTTGTGGAAATACGGTCCGGTCAACGCGATGTTACGCAGAGTCGGCGTCTTGAAGGCGCCATCGACCGCGTCGCGAAAACCGACATTCGGCTTGAGCGTCGCATCACAAGGGATCGCCGGGCTCAAAAGCGCTTCGAAGGTGCACACATCGACCTCCAGCGGGTCAGGGATCTGGCCGCCCTGGAGTACGGTGTTGTACTCGCGAGTGAAGGACAATGGATTGCCCCAGGCATCCGAGCCACCGAGCGCCAGGTCTTCCGACGTTGGACGCACCCCGGTGTTGTAGAAGCCGTTGTCATACAGCGTGGTCAGGTTGTCGGCCATCACCATGCGCTCGATCCGTTCCCGAGGATGGAACAGCAACCGGCTGCCGGCGTTGGTCAACTCCGCACCACCATGGCAACTGATGCACTTGCCCTTGCCCAGGAACAGATTCATGCCCTGGACCTGCTGGTCGTTCATGGCCGTATGATCGCCCTGCAAATAGGCATCCAACGGCGCCTGGTCCGAGATCAGCGTGGACTCATACATCTGAATCGCCAGCCCGAAGAACAGCGGGAAGTTCGCCTCCATCTGGGTGTATGGCGCACCACCCAGCGAGACCTGCTGCGTGGCATTCCACAGGCGCGGCTGGAACGCGTTCTTGATCAGCTCACGGTAGGTCGGCCGGCGGGCGCTGGACACTGGCCCCAGTACCGAATCGGTAGAGGAAATCCGCTGCTGCTTGAGCATCAAGGTGTCGAGCATGCGTCGGCCAATGTCGGCGAACGTACGACCGCCGCAGGACATTTCCACCGGACTGCCGGGAGGCCCTACCGCTTGCGAAGCGGCGGAAGCATCCTTGAGCGCCAGTCTGACTTTGGTCGCCACGCCACTGCGATCGCTGGTCACGAAAATCCCGGCGTCAGGATCGCGATTGCCAAATGGAGAGAAGCCGTTGAAGACGTTATTGGCGCGGCCATCCCAAAAGTTACGCACGTTGAACGCGGCATTGATCACCGTGGGTGCGTTGCGCCCGGTGCTGCGGCGAACATTGATGCCACCTACCTGGAAGATGCCGTCCGGTTGCTGAATGCACTTGTCGAAACGTGCCTGATGGGGTTTGACGAAGTTGGCGTCGAATACGCCCTGGGACCCGATCACATCGTCAGTCGAATAGACAATCGCCGAATTGCGATCCATCGGATCAGCCAATACATGGGTCGGAAAGTCGTCTTTCTTCAGCAGGTAATTCGGGCCGCCCTTGCCTCCTGATTTGGTGGTGTAGCTCGGCACGTCGCCTGGAATGTCCGAGGCGGTGAACGGCTTGTTGAAGATCGACGAAACGTTCGCGTTAGTATTCGCCTGACCGGGGTTGATCTGGTTGGTGGTGCGGTGATCAACACCCGCGTGGAAGTGGCAGGAGGCACAAGCCGTCGAACCGTCACTGCCGATCTCCATGTCCCAGAACAGCGCTTTGCCCAAGAGAACCGCCGCAGAGCGATTGAGCACGTAGTCAGTCATGAGGTCGACTTTGCGCCCGCCTTCGGTTCCCGACGGGTCGGGCGGGAGCAGTCCACGCAGCGATTGCAGAGTGGGCACGTCCAGTACGGGCGGATCGACCGCTACCGGGTCAGCGGCCCAGGCACTCGCGACCGGTAGACCGATGGTCAAAAGAGCCCCCGCCATCGCACAGGCTAAACGGGTGATTCGAAAGAGGTCCAAGTACTTAAACATCATGACATTCTCGATTCAGTGCGGAGTAGCCAAGCTCCGGGATTATCCTGTTGCGAGATGAACTCATCGCCATAAATCTTGCTGCTTGCACGATTAGTTACACCACTCGAAATGGCTCGGGCAAGGCGACGCTTAACTGGCAAAGTGCTCTCTTGGCTCAGGTTTGATTAAGACATTGCTCTGTCGCACCGACGGGTGCGCTTAACCCAACTCTAGCTGTAACAAAAAATTTCAGTAACAAAAAAATCAATATTTTTATTTAAATCAATACAAATAGAAATGCCTTGCAAACACACCCGACACCACATACCAACAACGACTACAGACATACCTCAAACATGGTGAACTTCCCCCATTACTGGGTGCAATCCCCCAATACATGCCAACACCGGCTTACACAAACAATCACAAGCCAATGAATATAAAGGAAAATATTTTCCATGATTATTACTTACCAGCCTGGCATAGCAATTGCTCACCACACTTCCATGGAACTAAATTCATTTACGCCCCGCTTACAAACTAGGTCATCAGGGGGGATAAACATTCATAAAATATAAACTCCGCGCGTGTACAAGTTACACTGCGCGAGCTATGGCTTTTATTTAATATCAAAACAAAAACTTCACGACTAATACTTAAATATTTTTTTCTTGCAATATCATTCCGCCCGGAGTAGATATAGACAACATTTCTCATTCAGTACTTAGGACCGAACTCCCCCAGCGAACACTTAAACTTCACCTCACACACTCCCGAACTTGGGTATATATCCCCCCCTATGTTGGTGGGTATTAATTCGGTAGTGTTGTGCGCAATACCATCCTTGGCCGCGCAGCCCGCATTCCGAGTGCGCTGGCGACTGTTTGTGTCTAATTGTTTCAAAACAGGCACGACAACTGCTTTGTACGCCTCAGGCTCAAGGAAATGTCTCTCGCGTGCGTCCGTAACCGGCCGACGCAACGCAGGTGAAAACATCCGAACGGCAAGTGTCGACCGTACACAGGCACTTATTCCGCTGGATCGAGCCCAAATTCGACACTCACGGCTTTGCGTTTTTCTTGCGCAGGATTCAGCGCATCAGCAGATCTACGATCTCGATTGGCCGGCAATTGGTCTTGCAAGATACTGGAGTGAGCCATGAGCTTATCTTTGTACGAAAAAACGCTCGCCATACCGCCGCTGCCTCACAAACGATTCAACGGCATCTTCAGTCGCCAAGTTCTGCTCGCCAGTGCCGTCGCTGTCGCACTGGCCATTAGTGGTGGCGGAGATGCATTTGCCAAAAACGGAGCTGGCGGTGGCGGTGGTGGCGGCGGTGGTGGCGGGACTGCCAAGCCCCCGGGTTTGCCCTCGCCGTTCACGACACCCACACTGCCCGATCCGATTTTTACAAACCCGACTGCGATTAATGGGTTTGACGTTACCGGTTTTATCCAAAACATGACCCTGGACACCACCAATTCGAATTGCCCCAGTACCAGCGACCCGGGCCGCTTCGGAGGGACTGTCCAGTTGAACGGCGTCACGATTGTTGTCCCTTGCAACACCGTTATGCAGATGCCGGCCAACACCCTGACCTGGGCCGACTTCGTCAGGGGTGGAACCCTGGCGCTCGGAAAATCAGCGGCGGCTTATCCCTCGTTCGAGATCCATGTGGTAGGCAATAACGTCTCCAACAAGCAGATTGCCGGGCTGATCTTTGTCTCCCAGCAATCATTCAACGCGGGTAACGGTTTCATCACCCGGATCGACTACACCAACGGCAACCTCGAAGTTGACAGCGGGAACCCGACACAACCCACGATTATTCAGATCAACGACCCGAACGGACGTTTTGGCCGTGCCCAAAGCCCCGACCCACGCTTCTCCGTCGATGATGCCAACCCGACCATCCATGCCGCCACCGGCTACCCGATGTGCGTGCCGCGCACGATTTCCGGGGACGATGCGCTCTGCCCACAGAAAAACCGGCCAAAAGTGGTCACCCCGACCACGACCAACAACTGCCGCAATTTCAGCCAGGCCGGTGTTGCGCCTCCGGCCAGTGGGGAACTCTCAGGGCCAGCGGTGGGGCAGGTCTATTGCAGCCAGTACGTCATGAAGAGATTCAGCGATGCTACACGCACGGCGACGGACCCCGATCCGACTCAACAGGCCCCCTTCGAAGTCGGCGACTTCATCAGCTGGTCCGGTACTTTGTTCAAGTCAGCCACAACGGGAGCCCCGGACTTCGTCTCTGCACACACGATCGAGGCGAATGTCGGGATCTACACTCAGCCTGGTTCTCAGCCCAGCTACATGGCTATCGGGGAGTTTGGCATCGGTACGGCCGACCCGGCTGCAACAGCCATCAGCGGAGTAGCCCAGGAGACGCAGGACCGGATTTTCCTTGAAGCCTCGACCACCGATATCAAGACCCCGGTCGACATCTATCTGATAGATGTCAATCCATCGACAGGTGTGCAAACCAATCGCTGGGTTACACCCTATGAGATGACGGGTGAATGCAACCCTGCGCTGGGCCTTGCGGCCAGTTGCCTGGGAGCCTCGGGTGGTATTACCACACAGAACACGGGTCCTCAGCCACAACGCGCCAGATTACGTGCGACCAAATCGCCCGCAGGGCTACTTAGCCAGCCGACACGTACCTTGCGCGTCGTTGCGCGGTCACTTTGCGTTCCACAGCAGAGCTTGTCCCAGACCGCCGTGGACAGTTGCATCCAGAATGCGGGCAGGCTGACCGTCGCCAATGGACTGATTGCCGGACAGTATGTGGCGCCGGTGTTTGAGTTCATCTTTCCAGAAGGCGTCAAGCCTGGCGATCCTGTGGTGCCTAACGACTTCTGGCATCTGCCGTTCATACGTAACGGCGAAGGCGTGAGCACCCCGACTGGCGTCGGCCCCCTGGATCCGACGCCATGGTGATCAAGGCCTGACCTCAGCGCAAAAAAAAACCGCCGCCCCTTTCGGGGCGGCGGTTTTTTAAGGACTGCGTTTAGGCCTTAGTAGCCCAGATCGAAGTTCTCTTCTTTCATGTCCATCAGGTTGTTAGCGCCCGACAGCATGGTGACAACGTGAGTGCGGGTACGCGGCAGGATGCGCTGGAAGTAGAAGCGCGCAGTCTGCAGCTTGGCGGTGTAGAACGCCTCTTCGGAAGTACCGGCAGCCAGTTTCTCGGCAGCCAGACGCGCCATGTCAGCCCAGAAGTAGGCCAGGCAGGCGTAACCGGAGTACATCAGGTAGTCCACGGAGGCCGCGCCGACTTCTTCGCGATCCTTCATGGCCGCCATACCGACCTTCATGGTCAGCTCGCCCCATTCTTTGTTCAATGCAGCCAGTGGTGCGACGAACTCTTGAACCGCTTCGTTGCCTTCGTTGGTCTGGCAGAACTTGTGGACGATTTTGGTGAAGCCTTTCAGGGCCTCGCCTTGCGTCATCAACACTTTGCGGCCCAGCAGGTCGAGTGCCTGAATACCGGTGGTGCCTTCGTACAGCATCGAAATGCGGCTGTCGCGAACGTTCTGCTCCATGCCCCACTCGGCGATGAAGCCGTGGCCGCCGTAGATTTGCACGCCATGGTTAGCGGATTCGAAACCGACTTCGGTCATGAACGCTTTGGCGATTGGGGTCATGAAGGCCAGCAGTGCGTCGGCTTTCTTCTTCTCTTCTTCATCCACGCCGTACTTGACGATGTCGACTTGCTTGGCGGTGAAGTAAACCATCGCGCGGTTGCCTTCGGCGAATGCCTTCATGGTCAACAGCA
It encodes the following:
- a CDS encoding cytochrome-c peroxidase, giving the protein MAGALLTIGLPVASAWAADPVAVDPPVLDVPTLQSLRGLLPPDPSGTEGGRKVDLMTDYVLNRSAAVLLGKALFWDMEIGSDGSTACASCHFHAGVDHRTTNQINPGQANTNANVSSIFNKPFTASDIPGDVPSYTTKSGGKGGPNYLLKKDDFPTHVLADPMDRNSAIVYSTDDVIGSQGVFDANFVKPHQARFDKCIQQPDGIFQVGGINVRRSTGRNAPTVINAAFNVRNFWDGRANNVFNGFSPFGNRDPDAGIFVTSDRSGVATKVRLALKDASAASQAVGPPGSPVEMSCGGRTFADIGRRMLDTLMLKQQRISSTDSVLGPVSSARRPTYRELIKNAFQPRLWNATQQVSLGGAPYTQMEANFPLFFGLAIQMYESTLISDQAPLDAYLQGDHTAMNDQQVQGMNLFLGKGKCISCHGGAELTNAGSRLLFHPRERIERMVMADNLTTLYDNGFYNTGVRPTSEDLALGGSDAWGNPLSFTREYNTVLQGGQIPDPLEVDVCTFEALLSPAIPCDATLKPNVGFRDAVDGAFKTPTLRNIALTGPYFHNGSRATLRQVMEFYNRGGDRRGEDASNTSGFDHPAVNQHNGSNLDPDMTRLNLTPDEVDALVKFMEVGLTDPRVAWERAPFDHPSLVLAQGEKGDENSVGQKPASPKITTRQAQDAEIQLKPVGAEGRPSLEGPLQPFNNDL
- a CDS encoding GGDEF domain-containing protein, whose product is MPRSSAVRFSHFLPSILLLLAGLAAAYIKELNVFFTSLFNVLPTLVLLLGGAYCAVYRRQRELFLMVTVYIAYFLLDTQTDYYRDNGKVRDDAAVVFHLCCLLLPLMFGVFAAWQERTHLFQDMVARFAVLLAVGSVALGLEQSYPQALLIWLSEIRWPALHGAWMSLIQLSYPVFIASFLLLSWQYWRNPRPLHAAQLVGLLGLFWALPKTFILPFTLNIMCSQVMLMIAAAVAHEAYQMAFRDELTGLPGRRALNERMQRLGRNYVLAMSDVDHFKKFNDTHGHDVGDQVLRLVASKLSKIGGGGRAYRYGGEEFALVFAGKTLEECMPHLEVIRESIATYSIQLRNQDNRPQDDQQGRQRRSGPGASSVSVTVSIGVAERVDQRTPEKVLKSADEALYSAKGAGRNCVVAFGQTRRGAVRMDAAAG